One genomic segment of Pyruvatibacter mobilis includes these proteins:
- a CDS encoding acyl-CoA synthetase, whose amino-acid sequence MAWNFGDILDAIAPALPADKPALIHIAKDGTADIKTWSEFTARTNNLARQLLERGAKPGDKVAFYMRNRSEYAEMLAACFKARLTHVNVNYRYQPDELHYIFDNSDAQTIVYGDEFAANIAELKPRLGKVGTFLEVTSGTPKNDFADRYEDLTAIGNGGDLGIERSGDDLLFLYTGGTTGMPKGVMWPADDLREAQLAALRALGPVPETLEEVQAAIKETGGASPMIPACPMMHGTGLFTAIGNMMNGGCIVTLDNEHLDPHAIWQAVNDHKVEQIAIVGDTFAKPMLRALEEKPGHCDLSSLVSIISSGVMWSLEVKRELIKHMPEAMLLDSFGSSEGLGFGSSIFAAGGEIKTAKFQIGARCKVFDENDQEVAPGSGKSGVIAVAQPIPLGYYKDEEKTAKTFRTINGVRYSIPGDFCTVEEDGTLTLLGRGSVCINTGGEKAYPEEVEEALKTHPAVEDALVVGLPDEKWGQAITGIIKVADGQSPDEASLIAHVKDHLAHYKAPKRVLVAANAFRAPNGKADYKGATSFAKQELGVAS is encoded by the coding sequence ATGGCCTGGAATTTCGGCGACATCCTGGATGCCATCGCGCCGGCGCTGCCGGCTGACAAGCCCGCCCTCATCCACATTGCCAAGGACGGCACGGCGGACATCAAGACATGGAGCGAGTTCACTGCCCGCACCAACAACCTGGCCCGCCAGCTGCTGGAGCGCGGCGCCAAGCCCGGCGACAAGGTGGCGTTCTACATGCGCAACCGCTCCGAATATGCGGAGATGCTGGCCGCCTGCTTCAAGGCGCGCCTCACCCACGTCAACGTCAACTACCGCTACCAGCCCGACGAGCTGCACTACATCTTCGACAATTCCGACGCCCAGACCATCGTCTATGGCGACGAATTCGCCGCCAACATCGCCGAACTGAAGCCGCGCCTCGGCAAGGTCGGCACCTTCCTCGAAGTCACCTCCGGCACCCCGAAGAACGATTTCGCCGATCGCTATGAAGACCTCACGGCAATCGGCAATGGCGGCGACCTCGGCATTGAGCGCTCGGGCGACGACCTCCTGTTCCTCTATACCGGCGGCACCACCGGCATGCCCAAGGGCGTGATGTGGCCGGCGGATGATCTGCGCGAAGCCCAGCTCGCCGCCTTGCGCGCCCTTGGCCCGGTGCCGGAAACGCTGGAGGAGGTGCAGGCCGCCATCAAGGAAACCGGCGGCGCCAGCCCGATGATCCCCGCCTGCCCGATGATGCACGGCACGGGTCTGTTCACGGCCATCGGCAACATGATGAATGGCGGCTGCATCGTCACCCTCGACAACGAGCATCTCGACCCGCACGCCATCTGGCAGGCGGTGAACGACCACAAGGTTGAGCAGATCGCCATTGTCGGCGACACCTTCGCCAAGCCCATGCTGCGGGCGCTCGAGGAAAAGCCGGGCCACTGCGACCTGTCCTCGCTGGTCAGCATCATCTCCTCCGGCGTCATGTGGTCGCTGGAAGTGAAGCGTGAACTGATCAAGCACATGCCCGAGGCCATGCTGCTGGACAGCTTCGGCTCGTCCGAAGGTCTCGGCTTCGGCTCGTCGATCTTCGCCGCCGGCGGCGAGATCAAGACCGCCAAGTTCCAGATCGGTGCCCGCTGCAAGGTGTTTGACGAAAACGACCAGGAAGTGGCCCCCGGCTCCGGCAAGTCCGGCGTCATCGCCGTGGCCCAGCCGATCCCGCTCGGCTACTACAAGGACGAGGAGAAGACCGCCAAGACCTTCCGCACCATCAACGGTGTCCGCTACTCGATCCCCGGTGACTTCTGCACCGTGGAAGAGGACGGAACGCTGACCCTGCTGGGCCGCGGCTCCGTCTGCATCAATACCGGCGGCGAGAAGGCCTATCCGGAAGAAGTCGAGGAAGCGCTGAAGACCCACCCGGCCGTGGAAGACGCGCTTGTTGTCGGCCTGCCCGACGAGAAATGGGGCCAGGCCATCACCGGCATCATCAAGGTCGCGGATGGTCAGTCCCCGGACGAAGCCAGCCTCATCGCCCATGTGAAGGACCATCTGGCCCATTACAAGGCCCCCAAGCGCGTGCTGGTGGCAGCCAACGCCTTCCGCGCGCCCAACGGCAAGGCGGATTACAAGGGCGCCACCTCCTTTGCCAAGCAGGAGCTGGGCGTTGCCTCCTAA
- a CDS encoding DMT family transporter, whose protein sequence is MSDAAIISILLVTAIVHASWNAALKAGSDRVLDMAAMRSFGLVFALVVIPFAPLPAPAAWPPLIASAIAHMVYFGCLISSYQRGDLSQVYPIARGSAPLLVALSAYLALGETPTPLGLIGVVVISLGIIIAGTGAFRQNLHAIGFALLTGLSIASYSLLGGIGVREAGTIIGYAAWLELLTCAPFIAFAVYRRRTHVVAYLPSPAAQRGFVLGIGSTVSYAIVLWAMTLLPLATVTATRETSAIFAALAGTLLMKEPFAGRRIVAAACVTGGIGLLVFG, encoded by the coding sequence ATGAGCGACGCTGCCATCATTTCAATCCTGCTTGTAACCGCCATCGTCCACGCTTCGTGGAATGCGGCGCTGAAGGCTGGCTCCGACCGGGTGCTGGACATGGCCGCCATGCGCAGCTTCGGGCTGGTGTTTGCCCTGGTGGTCATCCCCTTTGCCCCGCTGCCCGCCCCAGCCGCATGGCCGCCACTCATCGCCAGCGCCATCGCGCATATGGTCTATTTCGGCTGCCTTATCTCGTCCTATCAGCGCGGTGATCTGAGCCAGGTCTACCCCATCGCCCGCGGCTCCGCGCCCTTGCTGGTCGCTTTGTCCGCCTACCTCGCACTTGGCGAAACGCCCACCCCCCTTGGCCTAATAGGCGTCGTGGTCATTTCGCTGGGTATCATCATCGCCGGGACTGGTGCCTTCCGGCAGAACCTTCACGCCATTGGCTTTGCCCTGCTGACCGGGCTGTCGATTGCATCCTATTCGCTGCTGGGCGGCATCGGCGTCCGCGAGGCAGGCACCATCATCGGCTATGCCGCCTGGCTTGAACTGCTCACCTGCGCACCCTTCATCGCCTTTGCTGTCTACCGCCGCCGCACCCATGTGGTTGCCTATCTGCCAAGCCCCGCCGCCCAGCGGGGGTTCGTTCTTGGCATCGGCAGCACCGTCTCCTATGCCATCGTCTTATGGGCCATGACCCTGCTGCCGCTCGCCACCGTCACCGCAACCCGAGAGACGAGTGCCATTTTCGCAGCTCTTGCGGGGACACTACTGATGAAGGAGCCCTTCGCCGGCCGCCGCATCGTCGCCGCAGCCTGCGTCACAGGCGGTATCGGCCTGCTCGTCTTCGGCTAG
- a CDS encoding NAD(P)-dependent oxidoreductase, with protein MPPKAKPVLALTGAIAGEGRAAIEQHLSTDWDIRSWMTGDGDDALVSLLAEADAVVPGVDTLFVGAFFAGLKASPRLRLLQIPFAGTDWLTPELLPARAIAAGCSGHEVTMAEYTLAAMLEWQIRLRVMDADFRTGSWTYSGSSKAPIAYHGEIWKKTVGIVGYGGIGIEIAKRARAFSMRTMGLKRSKAPCPPELDWLGASADDPNALDTLLRDSDFVVLACDLNDATRGLIGPEQFAAMKDTAVLINIARGEVVQEEAFYTALKSRDIAGAVIDTWYLYPARGLPPGEKPDDPSPAHFPFLELDNVIVTPHCSAHSHEADDRRMISIAANLDRYARGEQPDRVMVKGADAAA; from the coding sequence TTGCCTCCTAAAGCAAAACCCGTCCTCGCCCTCACCGGTGCCATCGCCGGTGAGGGCCGCGCGGCCATCGAGCAGCACCTCTCAACCGACTGGGACATCCGAAGCTGGATGACCGGAGACGGCGACGACGCGCTCGTCTCCCTGCTGGCGGAGGCAGACGCCGTCGTGCCCGGCGTTGACACGCTGTTTGTCGGCGCGTTCTTCGCGGGCCTCAAGGCCAGCCCCCGCCTGCGCCTCCTGCAAATCCCCTTCGCCGGCACCGACTGGCTGACGCCTGAGCTTCTGCCCGCACGCGCCATCGCCGCCGGGTGCAGCGGCCATGAAGTCACCATGGCCGAATACACCCTGGCCGCCATGCTGGAATGGCAGATCCGCCTGCGCGTGATGGACGCGGACTTCCGCACTGGAAGCTGGACCTATTCAGGCTCCTCCAAGGCACCCATCGCGTACCATGGTGAAATCTGGAAGAAGACCGTCGGCATCGTCGGCTATGGCGGCATTGGCATCGAGATCGCAAAGCGCGCCAGGGCCTTCAGCATGCGGACCATGGGCCTCAAGCGCTCCAAGGCTCCCTGCCCGCCGGAACTCGACTGGCTCGGTGCCAGTGCCGACGACCCCAACGCCCTCGACACGCTGTTGCGTGACAGCGATTTCGTCGTGCTCGCCTGCGACCTCAACGACGCGACCCGCGGCCTGATCGGCCCCGAGCAGTTCGCCGCCATGAAGGATACCGCCGTCCTCATCAACATCGCCCGTGGCGAAGTGGTGCAGGAAGAGGCGTTCTACACCGCCCTCAAGTCCCGCGACATCGCCGGCGCCGTCATCGATACCTGGTATCTCTACCCCGCCCGTGGCCTGCCGCCGGGGGAAAAGCCCGATGATCCGTCCCCGGCGCATTTCCCCTTCCTTGAGCTCGACAACGTCATCGTTACCCCCCATTGCTCGGCCCATTCCCACGAAGCCGACGATCGGCGCATGATCTCCATCGCCGCCAATCTCGACCGCTACGCCCGGGGCGAGCAGCCGGACCGGGTCATGGTGAAAGGGGCGGACGCCGCGGCATGA
- a CDS encoding calcium/sodium antiporter, producing MSYLLVLGGLLLLAGGGEALIRGAVALAERLGISPVFVGLTVVAIGTSTPELTVAINAAMTGTPDIAVGSVIGSNISNILLVLAATALVQPIIVDPRMVFRDGLFLLAVSFGVAMVALTGLITPGQGTAMVVLLVFYLVFSYWAEMVRNAPSAERREAEVAEYKGIPPKFIYAIPAILIGLVGVVQGAEFLVQGATEIALSMGVSEAVIGLSLVAVGTSLPELAVSLLAAYRGHAGVAVGNIIGSNISNLLLILGVTGFITETPVAAQIARYDVWVMVAATAIMVPVMVTGLRISRAEGVLFLTAYVLYLVSIFTGLPDMVMSVLYG from the coding sequence ATGAGCTACTTGCTGGTACTGGGTGGTCTTCTCTTGCTGGCAGGTGGCGGTGAAGCGCTGATCCGCGGCGCGGTGGCGCTGGCGGAACGGCTCGGCATCTCGCCGGTCTTCGTCGGCCTCACGGTGGTGGCGATCGGCACCTCGACGCCGGAACTGACGGTGGCGATCAATGCGGCGATGACGGGGACGCCGGACATCGCGGTTGGCAGCGTCATCGGCTCCAACATCTCCAACATCCTGCTGGTGCTGGCGGCAACCGCGCTGGTGCAGCCGATCATCGTTGACCCGCGCATGGTGTTCCGCGACGGGCTGTTCCTGCTCGCGGTCAGCTTCGGCGTCGCCATGGTGGCGCTTACCGGGCTCATCACGCCGGGGCAGGGCACGGCGATGGTGGTGCTGCTGGTCTTCTATCTGGTGTTCAGCTACTGGGCGGAGATGGTGCGCAATGCGCCGTCCGCCGAGCGGCGCGAGGCGGAAGTTGCCGAATACAAAGGCATCCCGCCCAAATTCATCTATGCCATTCCCGCCATCCTGATCGGCCTTGTGGGCGTTGTTCAGGGGGCGGAATTCCTGGTGCAGGGCGCCACCGAGATCGCCCTGTCCATGGGTGTGTCGGAAGCGGTGATCGGCCTGTCGCTGGTGGCGGTGGGCACGTCGCTGCCGGAGCTTGCGGTGTCGCTGCTGGCGGCCTATCGCGGGCATGCCGGCGTGGCGGTGGGCAATATCATCGGCTCCAACATTTCCAACCTGCTGCTCATTCTCGGCGTCACCGGCTTCATCACCGAGACGCCGGTGGCCGCGCAGATCGCCCGCTATGACGTGTGGGTGATGGTGGCGGCGACGGCGATCATGGTGCCGGTCATGGTGACGGGGCTGAGAATCAGCCGGGCCGAGGGCGTGCTCTTCCTGACGGCCTATGTGCTGTATCTGGTGTCCATCTTCACCGGCCTGCCGGACATGGTGATGTCGGTCCTCTACGGCTGA
- a CDS encoding ferritin-like domain-containing protein, with amino-acid sequence MSQPTNDQKSFTVDPAYEAVAPDDFGAMIEVDSYGSRSDAFDKIISATHDHFWDPMDTRYIDFSAPFDLDKDYLVDPDQSIELRTAIGDKLDEAQKIKLVNLNTQWSLSSILHGEAGALALSASLCHILKDPGAQEYAANQTREEARHVTGFSNYIKARWGKPVPCGPALRNLLIELVNSPLVWKKIVGMQMMVEGLAMGAFASMYRWGRDPLLVKLMQLTMTDEAFHHKFGKIWADRTVPNVPAAERDQIEDWAWEVFQVLLYNLGSPEQKKHIYDQLGLDWEWVQSAFMEAMTDENIQEDMKEQENIFRVLIKTLLNAGIITDRTASNYATFVNIKELHAEGDRMVGDDIAEDGIKFLLGINGGKFTSPGATVAAE; translated from the coding sequence ATGAGCCAGCCAACCAACGACCAGAAAAGCTTCACCGTCGATCCGGCCTACGAGGCCGTGGCGCCGGACGATTTCGGCGCGATGATCGAAGTCGACAGCTATGGCAGCCGGTCGGACGCCTTCGACAAGATCATTTCGGCAACCCACGATCATTTCTGGGACCCGATGGACACCCGCTATATCGACTTCTCCGCGCCGTTTGATCTCGACAAGGACTATCTGGTCGACCCGGATCAGAGCATCGAGCTGCGCACGGCCATCGGCGACAAGCTGGATGAAGCGCAGAAGATCAAGCTGGTGAACCTCAACACCCAGTGGAGCCTGTCCTCCATCCTCCACGGCGAGGCAGGCGCGCTGGCGCTCTCCGCCTCCCTCTGCCACATCCTCAAGGACCCGGGTGCGCAGGAATACGCCGCCAACCAGACCCGTGAGGAAGCCCGCCACGTCACCGGCTTCTCCAACTACATCAAGGCCCGCTGGGGCAAGCCCGTGCCTTGCGGCCCCGCCCTGCGCAACCTGCTGATCGAGCTCGTCAACTCGCCGCTGGTGTGGAAGAAGATCGTCGGCATGCAGATGATGGTGGAAGGCCTGGCCATGGGTGCCTTCGCCTCCATGTATCGCTGGGGGCGTGATCCGCTGCTGGTCAAGCTCATGCAGCTCACCATGACCGACGAAGCCTTTCACCATAAATTCGGCAAGATCTGGGCCGACCGCACGGTGCCCAACGTGCCCGCCGCCGAGCGCGACCAGATCGAGGACTGGGCGTGGGAGGTCTTCCAGGTCCTGCTCTACAATCTCGGCTCGCCGGAGCAGAAAAAGCACATCTACGACCAGCTCGGCCTCGACTGGGAATGGGTGCAGAGCGCCTTCATGGAAGCCATGACGGATGAGAACATCCAGGAGGACATGAAGGAGCAGGAAAACATCTTCCGTGTTCTGATCAAGACCCTGCTCAACGCCGGCATCATCACCGACCGCACCGCCAGCAACTACGCGACCTTCGTCAACATCAAGGAACTGCATGCCGAAGGCGACCGCATGGTCGGCGACGACATCGCCGAAGACGGAATCAAGTTCCTGCTCGGCATCAATGGCGGCAAGTTCACGTCGCCGGGCGCCACAGTAGCCGCAGAGTAA
- a CDS encoding response regulator: protein MAQDSELNFSRINLLIVEDNLFMRNLYSAILRAMEFEQIRMASDGSEAFELMRDFPPDIIITDAAMQPLDGFDFAQLVRNAADSPNPLVPIIMVTGYHNRASVERARDVGINEYLAKPVTPAGLYSRIHQVITRPRPFVRTPTYFGPNRRRRTNLAFSGPFRRASDKRIGPPTRAEARAHGRLRRKSQGFLHDTQNTVGVMNMTGTDGSTADDWGMI, encoded by the coding sequence ATGGCGCAAGACAGCGAACTGAATTTCAGCCGCATCAATCTCCTCATCGTCGAGGACAATCTCTTCATGCGCAATCTCTACAGCGCCATCCTGCGCGCCATGGAGTTTGAGCAGATCCGCATGGCGTCCGACGGCTCGGAAGCCTTTGAACTGATGCGCGACTTTCCGCCGGACATCATCATCACCGATGCCGCCATGCAGCCGCTGGACGGCTTCGACTTCGCCCAGCTGGTGCGCAATGCCGCCGACAGCCCGAACCCGCTGGTGCCTATCATCATGGTCACCGGCTACCACAACCGGGCCAGCGTCGAGCGCGCCCGCGATGTCGGCATCAATGAGTACCTCGCCAAGCCGGTGACGCCCGCGGGGCTTTACTCGCGCATTCACCAGGTCATCACCCGGCCCCGGCCCTTCGTCCGCACGCCGACCTATTTCGGGCCCAACCGGCGCCGACGCACCAACCTCGCCTTTTCCGGCCCCTTCCGCCGCGCCAGCGACAAGCGCATCGGCCCGCCGACCCGCGCCGAGGCAAGGGCCCATGGCCGCCTGCGCCGCAAATCGCAGGGCTTCTTGCACGATACCCAGAACACCGTGGGCGTCATGAACATGACCGGCACCGACGGGTCCACCGCCGATGATTGGGGAATGATCTGA
- a CDS encoding acyl-CoA dehydrogenase family protein → MADLEAFRKDVQAWLEENCPPSMRTPMPEDEVVWGGRNAKFKNPDSKKWLDAMGAKGWTAPTWPKEYGGGGLSKEENIVLQQELRAIRARPALNSFGIWMLGPALLEFASEEQKKKFIPPIVRGEIRWCQGYSEPGAGSDLAGLQTSAVLEGDHYVVNGQKVWTSYADKADWIFCLVRTDKTVKHDGISFLLFDMTTPGVSTKPIRLISGYSPFCETFFDDVKVPADQLVGELNKGWTIAKRLLQHERSMISGMGLGGALSGATGQTLAGAAKEYLGEDNGRVADPVVRQHITQHNMDSKAFALTMRRAQEEAKAANDVSATSSVFKYFGTELNKRKYELLIESMGTKMLGWEPDDTYDAAEIGNTRAWLRSKANSIEGGTSEVQLNIIAKRVLGLPD, encoded by the coding sequence ATGGCCGATCTCGAAGCCTTCCGCAAAGACGTTCAAGCCTGGCTTGAAGAAAACTGCCCCCCCTCCATGCGCACACCGATGCCGGAGGATGAAGTGGTCTGGGGCGGCCGCAACGCCAAGTTCAAGAATCCCGACAGCAAGAAGTGGCTCGATGCCATGGGCGCCAAGGGCTGGACCGCGCCGACCTGGCCGAAAGAATATGGCGGCGGCGGCCTATCCAAGGAAGAGAACATCGTCCTGCAGCAGGAGCTGCGCGCCATCCGCGCCCGCCCGGCGCTGAACTCCTTCGGCATCTGGATGCTTGGCCCGGCCCTGCTCGAATTCGCCAGTGAAGAACAGAAGAAGAAGTTCATCCCGCCGATCGTGCGCGGTGAAATCCGCTGGTGCCAGGGCTATTCCGAACCGGGTGCCGGCTCCGACCTCGCTGGCCTGCAGACCAGCGCCGTGCTCGAGGGCGACCACTACGTGGTCAACGGCCAGAAGGTCTGGACCTCCTACGCCGACAAGGCCGACTGGATCTTCTGCCTGGTGCGCACCGACAAGACCGTGAAGCATGACGGCATCTCGTTCCTGCTGTTCGACATGACGACGCCGGGCGTCTCCACCAAGCCGATCCGTCTCATCTCCGGCTACTCGCCCTTCTGCGAGACCTTCTTCGACGACGTGAAGGTGCCGGCCGATCAGCTGGTCGGTGAACTCAACAAGGGCTGGACCATCGCCAAGCGCCTGCTCCAGCACGAGCGGTCGATGATTTCCGGCATGGGTCTCGGCGGTGCGCTGTCCGGCGCAACGGGCCAGACGCTCGCCGGTGCCGCGAAGGAATATCTGGGCGAAGACAATGGCCGCGTGGCGGACCCGGTCGTGCGCCAGCACATCACCCAGCACAACATGGACTCCAAGGCCTTCGCGCTGACCATGCGCCGCGCCCAGGAAGAGGCCAAGGCCGCCAACGATGTGAGCGCCACATCCTCCGTGTTCAAATATTTCGGCACCGAGCTCAACAAGCGCAAATACGAGCTGCTGATCGAGAGCATGGGCACCAAGATGCTCGGCTGGGAGCCGGACGACACCTATGACGCGGCCGAGATCGGCAACACCCGCGCCTGGCTGCGCTCCAAGGCCAACTCCATCGAGGGCGGCACCTCCGAAGTGCAGCTCAACATCATTGCCAAGCGCGTGCTGGGGCTGCCGGACTAG
- a CDS encoding amidase yields MSGFSEYDQYDALGLADLVRRKDVTPTELLDEAITRLERVDTTLNAVPLRHYDEARAQISRGLPDGPFTGVPFLLKDLHLLLTGTVTTYGSGAFTGNVADHNSTLTQRYLDAGMVIFGKTNSPEFGLAGTTEPRLYGPTRNPWNTEHSPGGSSGGAAAAVAAGVLPIANASDGGGSIRVPASACGLFGLKPTRARTPMGPDRGEGWGGMSISHAVSRSVRDNAALLDATCAPAPGDPYAAPAPARPYLDEVTTEPRRLRIALTATGPNGNSADTEVQAGLDATATLLRELGHEVIEAAPKVDPADMALAQISLIASNIALTLDMRSEALGRPVTENDVEHITWAIAQNGRGLTAADFARGTLTIHRLGRLVADFMTEQKADLLLSPTLALPPVKLGTVNMDSEDIAAYLDINARYMPFPGLFNMTGQPSMSVPLHWTEAGLPVGMMFTAPFGDEATLFQLAGQLERARPWGDRRPPVHAAG; encoded by the coding sequence ATGAGCGGCTTCAGTGAGTATGACCAGTATGACGCGCTTGGCCTGGCGGACCTCGTCCGCCGCAAGGACGTGACGCCGACAGAGCTGCTGGACGAAGCCATCACCCGCCTCGAGCGCGTGGACACAACCCTCAACGCCGTGCCCCTGCGCCACTATGACGAAGCCCGTGCGCAGATCAGCCGCGGCCTGCCTGACGGCCCCTTCACCGGGGTGCCCTTCCTGCTGAAGGATCTGCACCTGCTGCTCACCGGCACGGTCACCACCTATGGCTCCGGTGCCTTCACCGGCAATGTGGCCGACCACAATTCCACCCTCACCCAGCGCTACCTGGATGCGGGCATGGTGATTTTCGGCAAGACCAACTCGCCCGAATTCGGCCTTGCGGGCACCACCGAACCCCGGCTCTACGGCCCGACCCGCAATCCGTGGAACACGGAGCATTCCCCCGGCGGCTCCTCCGGCGGCGCGGCAGCCGCCGTTGCGGCGGGCGTGCTGCCTATCGCCAATGCGTCCGACGGCGGCGGCTCCATCCGCGTGCCCGCGTCCGCCTGCGGCCTGTTCGGCCTCAAGCCCACCCGCGCCCGCACCCCCATGGGGCCGGACCGGGGCGAAGGCTGGGGCGGCATGTCGATCAGCCACGCCGTCAGCCGCTCCGTGCGCGACAACGCAGCCCTGCTGGACGCAACCTGCGCGCCCGCGCCGGGCGATCCCTATGCGGCCCCGGCACCGGCGCGGCCCTATCTGGACGAGGTAACCACCGAGCCGCGCCGCCTGCGCATCGCCCTCACCGCGACCGGCCCCAACGGCAACAGCGCCGACACGGAGGTGCAGGCGGGCCTTGATGCCACCGCCACCCTGCTGCGCGAGCTGGGCCACGAGGTCATCGAGGCCGCCCCGAAGGTTGACCCCGCCGACATGGCGCTTGCGCAGATTTCCCTCATCGCCAGCAACATCGCCCTGACCCTCGACATGCGCAGCGAGGCATTGGGCCGTCCGGTCACCGAAAACGATGTGGAGCACATCACCTGGGCCATCGCCCAGAACGGCCGCGGCCTCACCGCCGCCGACTTTGCCCGCGGCACGCTGACCATCCACCGCCTAGGCCGCCTGGTCGCCGATTTCATGACCGAGCAGAAAGCGGACCTGCTCCTGTCCCCCACCCTGGCGCTGCCGCCGGTGAAGCTGGGCACGGTCAACATGGATAGCGAGGACATTGCCGCCTATCTGGACATCAACGCCCGCTACATGCCGTTCCCCGGCCTGTTCAACATGACCGGCCAGCCCTCCATGTCCGTGCCCCTGCACTGGACGGAAGCGGGCCTCCCCGTGGGCATGATGTTCACCGCCCCCTTCGGCGACGAGGCCACCCTGTTCCAGCTCGCAGGCCAGCTTGAACGCGCCCGGCCCTGGGGCGACCGCCGCCCGCCGGTCCACGCAGCCGGCTAG
- a CDS encoding NUDIX domain-containing protein, translating to MRGLVQPLLWRVLQVGYRLKRLHAALFRPVTLGVRALVRNDEGHVLLIRHTYVPGWFMPGGGVGKDETLEAAVARELHEEAGIRALGDMNLVGAYANFLQLKSDHVLVYEVPHWEEAGPAPHLGFEIAEIGFFPPDALPEGTSPGTRLRIEEALTRRRTTVYW from the coding sequence GTGCGGGGCCTCGTGCAGCCGCTGCTGTGGCGGGTTTTGCAGGTAGGCTATCGCCTCAAGCGCCTGCATGCGGCGCTGTTCCGCCCGGTGACGCTGGGGGTGCGCGCGCTGGTGCGCAATGATGAGGGACACGTCCTTTTGATCCGCCATACCTATGTGCCCGGCTGGTTCATGCCAGGCGGCGGCGTCGGCAAGGACGAAACGCTGGAGGCGGCGGTGGCCCGCGAGCTGCACGAGGAAGCGGGCATCCGCGCGCTGGGGGACATGAACCTCGTCGGTGCCTATGCCAATTTCCTGCAGCTCAAATCCGACCACGTGCTGGTCTACGAGGTGCCGCACTGGGAGGAGGCGGGGCCTGCGCCGCATCTGGGTTTCGAGATCGCCGAGATCGGGTTCTTCCCGCCCGACGCGCTGCCGGAGGGCACGAGCCCCGGCACGCGGCTGCGGATCGAGGAAGCCCTCACCCGGCGGCGGACCACGGTCTACTGGTAG
- a CDS encoding YHYH protein encodes MRHVPYRSLSTTARAGVMPAIAVILAIGMAATAAAQMGPRSRAHTTLQSDGTPDRLPATSQAPGTQSVTATVEGDQRIIIASGMPGHAVGRFPNSGNPHSIRVQNYRITLDATPQKAGRTTPARGYPFGIALNGVVFDPGAAEWYQGRPGPWQYEPLSGAVPLGLDANNAHVQPSGAYHYHGLPEGLMAQLGVSRDTHSPLIGWAADGFPIYALYGHLDGADPASPIIEHSSGYRLKQGRREPVEARGRFADAPTPGGYYDGTFVADYTYVEGQGTLDECNGTFTVTPDHPEGTYAYFLTRDWPVIPRCFAGTPSESFSAMRPARAGGRVDGNRDGNRPARPGGPRDGDRFGRPPQRF; translated from the coding sequence ATGCGCCATGTACCCTATCGCTCGCTCAGCACCACAGCCCGCGCCGGGGTGATGCCCGCCATCGCAGTCATTCTCGCCATCGGCATGGCCGCGACCGCTGCCGCCCAGATGGGCCCGCGCAGCCGCGCCCACACCACCCTCCAGTCAGACGGCACACCGGACCGGCTGCCCGCCACCAGCCAGGCTCCCGGCACGCAAAGCGTCACGGCGACCGTGGAAGGGGATCAGCGGATCATCATCGCCAGCGGCATGCCCGGCCATGCGGTCGGCCGCTTCCCCAACAGCGGCAACCCGCATTCAATCCGCGTACAGAATTACCGGATCACGCTTGATGCGACCCCGCAGAAGGCAGGCCGCACCACCCCGGCGCGCGGTTACCCCTTCGGCATCGCGCTCAACGGTGTGGTGTTCGATCCCGGGGCCGCAGAGTGGTATCAGGGCCGCCCAGGCCCCTGGCAGTATGAACCGCTGTCCGGCGCCGTGCCCCTCGGGCTTGACGCCAACAATGCCCATGTCCAGCCCAGCGGCGCCTATCATTATCATGGCCTGCCCGAAGGGCTGATGGCGCAGCTCGGCGTCTCGCGGGACACCCACTCCCCTCTCATCGGCTGGGCGGCGGACGGCTTTCCCATCTATGCCCTGTATGGCCATCTCGACGGCGCGGACCCCGCCTCGCCCATCATCGAGCACAGCTCCGGCTACCGCCTCAAGCAGGGCCGTCGCGAGCCGGTGGAGGCCCGCGGCCGCTTTGCAGACGCCCCCACGCCCGGCGGCTATTACGACGGCACCTTTGTGGCCGACTACACCTATGTCGAAGGCCAGGGCACGCTGGATGAGTGCAACGGCACCTTCACCGTCACGCCAGACCACCCCGAAGGCACCTACGCCTATTTCCTCACCCGTGACTGGCCGGTCATTCCCCGCTGCTTCGCAGGCACACCGTCCGAGAGTTTCAGCGCCATGCGCCCCGCGCGCGCCGGGGGGCGGGTGGACGGAAACCGGGACGGAAACAGGCCTGCCCGCCCCGGCGGCCCGCGCGACGGGGACCGCTTCGGCCGCCCGCCGCAGCGTTTCTGA